In Gemmatimonadota bacterium, the following are encoded in one genomic region:
- a CDS encoding SDR family NAD(P)-dependent oxidoreductase, with the protein MSIETPPRASEKAANRSGERTKGNAVHEQSIAIIGMACRFPGAPDLDSFWRLLEAGGNAVTEGIPGSGTGRIGTLFPEGAAISDGCRYGAFVDDIDQFDESFFRISPVEAQLLDPQQRMTLETSWQALEDAGIDPDSLKGSRTGVYTGISNDEYRMLVLESTRPSDAASCLYALSGTNLNGTCGRVAFVLGLMGPVKAVDAACASSLVSIHDAVSDLQHGKADLALAGGVQALLNPRIYELRADSMMLSPDGQCKTFDASANGYVRGEGCGVVVLKRLSEAEADGDRIWGVIRGSAINHGGASTGLTVPHTPALIRVIEDALDQAGVSPTDVEYLEAHGTGTTVGDPIEIDAVSEVYCRGREADHPLLTGSVKTNLGHLESAAGVAGLIKAALVVKHGVIPKHLHFHDPNPGIDWDNLPIRVTTEMTDWPCSTGRTRMAGVNSFGISGTNAHIVVEEYRAPDEAGDSGREVAGSPVAGSPVAVAASLPESMDGAPVPSDDLEPRKARLLPLSGKSESALRELAGRYLSWLDQQAERTGQTGQTERADPAGLAEESHSGDVEGEAGPEALLSDMAWTSGVGRSHFDHRAGIAFHDTGSLRERLTELTEAGPIEHALKPTKIAFVYTGQGSQWAGMGQALYEQEPVARAVLDRCEAVFQEVRGTSLLDVMFGRNEAEGPLNDTAWEQPALFALECALTALWSSVGVQPAVVMGHSVGELAAAHAAGVFSLEDGMRFAATRGTLLSGTDEGAMAAVFAPAERVASELEGLNGTSGGNDVSGGIKASTSTEVSGGIGCNISADNGSHQVVSGTVPAIEAVMKHFESAGIRARRLNTTRAFHSALVEPALDALEASLDGVTVNAPSIAVVSNLTGQAVAPDHAFDGAYWKRHAREPVAFAQSVGTLAVLGVDLVVEIGPHAILAPMAVSAWPDSPQTPAPAIVPSLSRPSGDTPETDKGSLLQAVASVYEAGQPIRFEGLFAGESRRRISLPGYPFQRQRHWVESSRQHRSTAGHPLLGERRESARGEITFETEVFPTDPVWLDDHRVFNRVLAPGALYGSMASAVSMLEQSGPISLEDMQLHNAMVFEDEETGENGRSIQVVLDAAEPASSRNLQIYSKGNEGIWTIHVEGRLAQGVPDQEAGKQVDLESLKDGLSPVDVAGYYRHRASTGVDLGPSFRTLGNAWSRPGEAVAEVALPESHDRDGLDVHPLVLDGCFQVMGVARNVAETEGGATYLPFGWERMWLAGPLPDRVVCHVLLSESSRGAETNPDETPEVLSGEMRIYDPDGALVGRLSGYTVKRATRAALLAAVEGVNDLLYEVVWRERPLAPGIEAADFFPSPSEVAGNAQSFTGYLTDAGVDPENRNALLTDLERWSWSRALASLEELGWQREKGEVVDPDDLRQALGVLPEHTRLFRRLFEMLARSGVMEEIDDGFRVAVGPEDPLPEHMPADLEAFAGWMKERYDQGQIEIGLFLRSGLALAEVLRGEEDPLTLLFSSGEPTAGDLYLKAPVARAANRMLTEAVQALVSTLPDGRRLRVIEVGAGTGSATASVLPELPDGRFAYTYTDISAGFFSEAEARFGDRGGAIDYRPLDIEKDPFEQGFEPHGYDLLIASNVLHATRYLTETLGHCRDLLAPSGHLIALENLSGLGWMDLTFGQLDGWWRFADDYRPHHALAGPDVWKQALGDAGFAEAEVLGPDGPDGTGAPGGPDGTGAPGGPSGPDASDTSNASTILDKGVIVAQGPAKVSEPAGTWILTEDRGGRAVELASALAARNQAVYLVREGDAADGLPAANGTGVVRTTAECGQRESWRTLIESLPKDVPFSGVVHLAGLDGPGAQATTVELAAEVQRAGACALALVQGLIDTDSTPSRGVWFITRGSQVLERELGGELAGAALWGFGKGVAREAPHLQPRMLDLDPAELAPDPDLVNELMYPDDENHIVFRRECRMVARLVRMGEESGRLDFPEDPEWVLAPDPAGVFDQPFVQPLPPRPLEPREVRVAVEAAGLNFWDVFRSLGFIEEGLLGREMCGVITEVGDEVSSVSVGDHVVGLGFGAFAPLMITHGDLVAPAPEGFSVSGLATVPSAFVSAALSFEYSGLEAGEKVLIHAGAGGVGLAAIQLVQAAGAEVHATASAPKQAYLRSLGVEHIYDSRTTEFGPEILEATDGEGVDVVLNSLTGEGFIDASLSCLKPDGRFVEMARRDILTGDEMAALRPDVAYDILELDVLKKTDPAWVGRVLRGIMGRLVSGELKPIIHSRWPLAEAGAALTFMRSARHLGKIVVTPPPLVTGRLKRDRTYLVTGGLGGIGCAVAGWLADRGAGTIVLNGRRQPDTEAEEAIQELRERGVSVQVELADVTDLDAVDAMLERMDRELTPLGGVIHSVGVLSDGALGNQRWENFETVLRPKILGAWHLHRATRDRDLDLFVLFSSRVGVMGNPGQANHAMANAFLDQLAGHRRALGLPGQAIAWGAWSEIGEAAEQKDRIESQRAALGGRWFTPQQGLRAMDRLVRQDGTHSVVMAMDWAVFEEAAESRPPLLEDLLAAAQEATEEATDSSSDDVLTRLRNTPSAERENVLVSFLQGEVQSVLRLSSTPAPTVGFFDLGMDSLMAVELRNRLNRALAGSYTAPNTLVFDYPDISSLATHLIDEIGDAELESDGPDSSGGAGSEAADSEVPAGSGRFAIAAPETPTGQESDASAAPEAPTGTESGISAAPAAPTGPAVGTVARTDNEGIAIIGMACRFPGAPDLNAFWNLLEKGTDAVADVRPDTGSESGSPGRTGQVGPDQVGPDQGGPSQGGPSQGGPDSGGEGWRRAGFIEGIDRFDARFFRVSPLEARSMDPQQRLLLETSWHAIEDAGVNPDGLRGSRTGVYTGIASSEYRDLMQSRGGGVNYLGTARSLAVSRISFLLGLEGPSVPLELNCASALFAVHQAVASLRLGEVDLALAGGVNTVLSPDITSEMAYLGMLSNQGRCYAFDARADGFVRGEGCGVVVLKRLSEAQADGDRIWGVIRGSATNQNGATAGPTVPNGPAQERVIQDALAQTDFDPAEVDYLEAHGAGSALGDPIEVQAAAAVYGRGRAPNRPLLVGSVKTNIGHLESAAGLAGLIKVVMAIRHERIPKQLHFESPNPNVDWDRLPVRVASEAVTWPAHPERPHRAAVSAFGISGANAHVVVEGYGARDDGAQSSETEIETAGTRQTVAVRLSPGVPEPQRDSARPGSRTSRLLPLSGKNPTALRELAGSYLSLLDRNLPAGSGEESEEEFLADLAWTASMGRSHFNCRNSVMFRNVATLREGLEAIASNEARSDAVESNGTNVTAATPKVAFVYDGWDDGWREFGKRLYDSEPVVQGVLDHCEALFRGETGTSLLDPLFDGEGTAPPIDDPDWTDPAAYALQCAITALWSSLDVRPSAVCGRNGGEIAAAQAAGAFTLDQGLRIALARGVALKAMEEACDANAAASKTRLEGISVSTPSLTIVSGATGNRVGAAEMADLDRWLQGTLEDEGSSLGEGSGQGEGSRAPARSLADLAVDTLIEIGSVSKFAAGIAEAWPEKPSDQAAAAPTLFGSLAHTADEIDGEEGDGFLQAVKTAYDIGLPVSPGGLFAGESRRRRALPGYPFQRRSFWIR; encoded by the coding sequence ATGTCGATCGAAACACCACCACGGGCGAGCGAGAAAGCGGCAAATCGATCCGGGGAAAGGACGAAGGGAAACGCCGTGCACGAGCAGTCGATCGCGATCATCGGCATGGCCTGCCGGTTCCCCGGCGCACCGGACCTGGATTCATTCTGGCGCCTGCTTGAAGCGGGCGGGAACGCGGTGACCGAGGGCATCCCCGGATCGGGTACCGGACGCATCGGCACGCTCTTCCCGGAAGGCGCGGCGATCAGCGACGGTTGCCGGTACGGCGCCTTCGTAGACGACATCGACCAGTTCGACGAGTCCTTCTTCCGGATCTCGCCGGTCGAAGCGCAGTTGCTGGACCCGCAGCAGCGGATGACACTGGAGACGAGCTGGCAGGCGCTGGAAGACGCGGGGATCGACCCGGACAGCCTGAAAGGCAGCCGTACCGGGGTCTACACTGGGATCAGCAACGACGAGTATCGCATGCTGGTCCTGGAATCTACCCGGCCCTCCGACGCGGCCTCGTGTCTCTACGCGCTGAGCGGGACGAACCTGAACGGCACCTGCGGCAGGGTCGCCTTCGTGCTGGGGCTGATGGGCCCCGTCAAGGCGGTGGACGCCGCCTGCGCGTCGTCACTGGTGTCGATCCATGACGCGGTGTCGGACCTGCAGCACGGCAAGGCGGACCTGGCCCTCGCAGGCGGTGTCCAAGCGCTCCTGAATCCCCGTATCTACGAACTGCGCGCCGATTCCATGATGCTGTCGCCGGATGGACAGTGCAAGACCTTCGACGCGTCGGCGAACGGCTACGTACGGGGCGAAGGCTGCGGCGTGGTGGTCCTGAAACGGCTGAGCGAGGCGGAGGCCGACGGCGATCGGATCTGGGGCGTCATCCGCGGTTCGGCCATAAACCACGGCGGAGCCAGCACGGGCCTGACCGTCCCCCATACCCCCGCACTCATCCGGGTGATCGAAGACGCGCTGGACCAGGCGGGGGTATCACCTACGGACGTGGAATACCTGGAGGCGCACGGGACCGGTACGACCGTGGGCGATCCGATAGAGATTGACGCCGTGTCCGAAGTCTACTGCCGGGGTCGCGAGGCCGATCATCCGCTGCTGACGGGTTCCGTCAAAACCAATCTCGGCCACCTGGAGTCGGCCGCGGGCGTGGCCGGACTGATCAAGGCCGCCCTGGTGGTAAAACACGGGGTGATCCCGAAGCACCTCCACTTCCACGACCCGAACCCCGGTATCGATTGGGATAACCTTCCCATACGGGTTACCACGGAAATGACGGACTGGCCGTGCTCCACCGGGCGCACGCGCATGGCGGGCGTGAACTCCTTCGGCATTTCCGGAACCAACGCCCACATCGTGGTGGAGGAGTACCGCGCGCCGGATGAAGCAGGGGACAGCGGCCGCGAGGTCGCCGGATCGCCGGTGGCCGGATCGCCGGTCGCCGTGGCCGCTTCATTGCCCGAATCGATGGATGGCGCGCCTGTGCCGTCCGACGACTTGGAACCGCGCAAGGCCCGGTTGCTTCCGCTGTCGGGTAAATCGGAAAGCGCGTTGCGCGAACTGGCCGGCCGCTACCTGTCCTGGCTCGACCAGCAGGCTGAGCGGACCGGGCAGACCGGACAGACAGAGCGGGCCGATCCGGCCGGACTGGCCGAAGAATCGCACTCCGGCGACGTCGAAGGCGAGGCTGGACCGGAAGCGCTCCTGTCGGATATGGCGTGGACGTCAGGCGTGGGAAGAAGCCATTTCGATCACCGTGCAGGCATTGCCTTCCACGACACCGGTTCATTGCGGGAACGGCTCACCGAACTGACTGAAGCGGGCCCGATCGAGCACGCCCTGAAACCGACGAAGATCGCGTTCGTCTACACCGGGCAGGGAAGCCAGTGGGCCGGCATGGGCCAGGCGCTTTATGAACAGGAGCCCGTGGCCCGTGCGGTACTGGACCGTTGTGAAGCGGTGTTCCAGGAGGTCCGCGGGACCTCGCTGCTGGATGTAATGTTCGGCCGTAACGAAGCGGAAGGACCGCTGAACGACACGGCATGGGAGCAACCGGCGCTCTTCGCGCTGGAATGTGCGCTGACGGCCCTCTGGTCGAGCGTTGGCGTGCAGCCGGCCGTGGTCATGGGCCACAGCGTCGGCGAACTGGCCGCGGCGCACGCCGCGGGGGTATTCAGCCTGGAGGACGGGATGCGGTTCGCCGCCACGCGGGGCACCTTGCTGTCCGGTACCGACGAAGGCGCCATGGCCGCGGTTTTTGCGCCCGCGGAACGGGTCGCATCGGAACTGGAAGGGCTGAATGGGACGTCCGGCGGCAATGATGTGTCCGGAGGTATCAAAGCGTCAACCAGCACCGAGGTGTCCGGCGGTATCGGGTGCAATATCTCGGCGGACAACGGGTCGCACCAGGTGGTAAGTGGAACGGTTCCCGCCATCGAAGCCGTCATGAAGCATTTCGAGTCGGCGGGGATCCGCGCAAGACGGCTGAACACCACCAGGGCCTTCCACAGCGCGCTGGTGGAACCGGCCCTGGACGCGCTGGAAGCGTCACTCGATGGCGTGACCGTCAATGCTCCCTCGATTGCAGTCGTCAGCAATCTCACCGGGCAGGCGGTGGCGCCGGATCACGCATTCGACGGGGCCTACTGGAAACGGCACGCCCGGGAACCCGTGGCTTTCGCACAGAGTGTCGGCACACTGGCCGTACTCGGCGTGGACCTGGTCGTCGAGATCGGTCCTCATGCGATCCTGGCGCCCATGGCGGTATCGGCCTGGCCGGATTCGCCACAGACCCCGGCACCCGCGATCGTACCCAGTCTCAGCAGGCCCTCCGGCGATACCCCAGAGACGGATAAAGGCAGTCTCCTTCAGGCGGTAGCGTCGGTATACGAAGCCGGACAGCCGATACGCTTCGAGGGACTCTTCGCCGGGGAATCCAGACGGAGAATCTCCCTGCCGGGTTATCCTTTCCAGCGCCAGCGCCACTGGGTCGAATCGTCCAGGCAGCATCGGAGCACCGCCGGGCACCCCTTGCTCGGGGAACGCCGCGAGTCTGCCCGCGGAGAGATTACGTTCGAGACCGAAGTGTTCCCAACCGATCCTGTATGGCTGGACGACCACCGTGTGTTCAATCGCGTCCTGGCTCCGGGCGCCCTGTACGGATCCATGGCGAGTGCTGTGTCGATGCTCGAGCAGAGCGGACCGATCTCCTTGGAAGACATGCAGTTGCACAACGCCATGGTCTTCGAGGATGAAGAGACAGGAGAAAACGGCCGCAGCATACAGGTCGTACTTGATGCTGCCGAACCGGCCTCATCCAGAAACCTGCAGATATACAGCAAGGGGAACGAGGGCATCTGGACGATTCACGTGGAAGGACGTCTTGCGCAAGGCGTTCCGGATCAGGAAGCCGGTAAACAGGTCGACCTGGAATCGCTGAAAGACGGTCTCTCGCCCGTGGACGTCGCGGGCTACTACCGCCACCGGGCGAGTACGGGGGTCGATCTCGGTCCCAGCTTCCGTACGCTCGGCAACGCATGGTCCCGGCCGGGTGAGGCGGTTGCGGAGGTTGCTTTACCGGAATCCCACGACAGGGATGGGTTGGACGTGCATCCGCTCGTCCTCGACGGCTGCTTCCAGGTCATGGGCGTTGCGCGGAACGTGGCGGAGACCGAAGGCGGAGCGACCTATCTGCCCTTCGGCTGGGAGCGGATGTGGCTGGCGGGACCGCTGCCGGACCGGGTGGTCTGCCACGTGCTGCTGAGCGAATCCTCGCGCGGCGCCGAGACGAATCCGGATGAGACGCCGGAGGTCCTGAGCGGCGAGATGCGGATTTACGATCCGGACGGCGCCTTGGTCGGCCGCCTGAGCGGATACACGGTGAAACGGGCGACCCGGGCGGCCCTGCTGGCGGCGGTCGAGGGCGTGAATGACCTGCTGTACGAGGTCGTATGGCGCGAACGCCCCCTGGCCCCCGGCATCGAAGCGGCGGACTTCTTTCCGAGTCCTTCGGAGGTCGCGGGCAACGCCCAGTCGTTTACGGGCTACCTGACAGACGCCGGCGTGGATCCGGAGAACCGGAATGCCCTGCTGACGGACCTGGAGCGATGGTCGTGGTCCCGCGCACTCGCGTCGCTGGAGGAACTGGGATGGCAGCGTGAGAAAGGCGAGGTAGTGGATCCTGACGATCTCAGACAGGCGCTGGGCGTCCTGCCCGAACACACCCGCCTCTTTCGCCGGCTCTTTGAGATGCTCGCCAGGTCCGGCGTAATGGAGGAGATAGACGACGGGTTCCGCGTGGCCGTGGGTCCGGAGGATCCGCTCCCTGAACATATGCCCGCAGACCTCGAGGCGTTCGCCGGCTGGATGAAGGAAAGGTATGACCAGGGCCAGATCGAGATCGGGCTGTTCCTGCGGTCCGGCCTCGCCCTGGCGGAGGTGCTTCGCGGAGAAGAGGACCCCCTGACCCTCCTGTTCAGCAGCGGAGAACCGACGGCGGGCGATCTCTATCTGAAAGCACCCGTCGCGCGGGCCGCGAACAGGATGCTCACGGAAGCGGTGCAGGCCCTCGTGTCCACCCTGCCGGATGGGCGGCGCCTCAGGGTGATCGAAGTCGGTGCCGGCACGGGGTCCGCTACCGCGTCCGTGTTGCCCGAGCTTCCGGATGGCCGGTTCGCATACACCTACACGGATATCTCCGCGGGCTTCTTCTCCGAGGCGGAAGCCCGGTTCGGCGACCGTGGCGGAGCCATCGACTATCGTCCGCTGGATATCGAAAAGGACCCGTTCGAGCAGGGATTCGAACCCCATGGCTACGACCTGCTGATCGCGTCGAACGTACTGCACGCGACACGGTACCTGACGGAGACCCTCGGCCACTGCAGGGATCTGCTCGCGCCGTCGGGCCATCTGATCGCGCTCGAAAACCTCAGCGGACTGGGTTGGATGGACCTGACCTTCGGACAGCTCGACGGCTGGTGGCGGTTCGCCGACGATTACCGGCCCCACCACGCGCTGGCAGGCCCCGACGTATGGAAGCAGGCCCTCGGCGACGCAGGATTCGCGGAAGCGGAAGTGCTGGGACCCGACGGACCGGACGGAACAGGCGCACCAGGCGGACCGGACGGAACAGGCGCACCAGGCGGACCGAGCGGCCCGGATGCATCGGATACATCGAACGCGTCCACGATCCTGGACAAAGGCGTTATCGTAGCCCAGGGTCCGGCGAAGGTGTCCGAACCTGCCGGAACCTGGATCCTCACCGAGGACCGGGGCGGACGGGCGGTGGAACTCGCGTCCGCACTGGCGGCGCGGAACCAGGCGGTATACCTGGTGCGGGAGGGCGATGCGGCGGACGGGTTGCCCGCCGCCAACGGCACGGGAGTCGTCAGGACCACCGCGGAATGCGGGCAACGCGAGTCTTGGCGAACGCTGATCGAAAGCCTGCCAAAGGACGTACCGTTCAGCGGCGTCGTGCATCTGGCCGGCCTGGATGGCCCCGGTGCGCAGGCCACCACGGTTGAACTGGCCGCCGAAGTGCAGCGTGCCGGAGCCTGTGCCCTCGCACTCGTGCAGGGACTGATCGACACCGATTCGACCCCGTCCAGGGGCGTCTGGTTCATCACCCGCGGTTCCCAGGTGCTGGAACGGGAACTCGGCGGTGAACTGGCGGGCGCCGCCCTCTGGGGATTCGGCAAAGGAGTGGCCCGCGAAGCGCCCCATCTGCAACCACGGATGCTGGACCTGGATCCCGCGGAACTTGCGCCGGATCCGGATCTCGTCAATGAACTCATGTACCCGGACGACGAGAACCATATCGTCTTCCGGCGGGAATGCCGCATGGTGGCGCGGCTGGTTCGCATGGGAGAAGAATCCGGCCGCCTGGACTTTCCGGAAGACCCGGAGTGGGTGCTGGCGCCCGACCCGGCGGGCGTGTTCGACCAACCATTTGTACAACCACTCCCGCCGCGCCCGCTCGAACCCCGGGAAGTCCGGGTCGCCGTCGAGGCGGCTGGGCTCAATTTCTGGGATGTTTTCCGGTCCCTCGGTTTCATCGAAGAGGGTCTACTGGGCCGGGAGATGTGCGGCGTCATCACCGAGGTGGGCGACGAAGTATCGTCCGTCTCGGTGGGCGATCACGTGGTGGGACTGGGCTTCGGTGCCTTCGCGCCGCTCATGATTACCCATGGGGACCTCGTAGCGCCCGCGCCGGAGGGGTTCTCCGTTTCCGGGCTGGCTACGGTGCCCAGCGCCTTCGTTTCTGCCGCGCTTTCCTTCGAGTACTCGGGACTCGAGGCGGGAGAAAAAGTGCTCATTCACGCCGGTGCGGGCGGGGTGGGATTGGCGGCCATCCAACTGGTTCAGGCCGCGGGGGCCGAGGTCCATGCCACGGCAAGCGCCCCGAAACAGGCCTATCTCCGTTCGCTGGGCGTTGAGCACATTTACGACAGCCGCACGACGGAATTCGGACCGGAGATCCTCGAAGCCACCGATGGCGAAGGGGTGGACGTGGTCCTGAACAGCCTGACGGGCGAGGGGTTCATCGACGCCAGCCTGTCCTGCCTCAAGCCCGATGGACGTTTCGTGGAGATGGCCCGACGCGACATCCTGACCGGGGACGAAATGGCCGCGCTGCGTCCTGACGTGGCCTACGACATCCTGGAGCTGGATGTACTGAAAAAGACGGACCCCGCCTGGGTCGGCCGCGTCCTCAGAGGAATCATGGGGCGCCTGGTTTCGGGAGAACTCAAACCCATCATACACAGCCGCTGGCCGCTGGCCGAAGCGGGCGCCGCCCTGACCTTCATGCGGTCCGCCCGCCATCTCGGAAAGATCGTCGTGACGCCGCCGCCGCTGGTCACGGGCCGTCTGAAGCGGGATCGTACCTACCTTGTGACAGGGGGACTGGGCGGCATCGGTTGCGCGGTGGCCGGCTGGCTCGCGGACCGCGGCGCCGGCACGATCGTGCTGAACGGCCGCCGCCAACCGGATACGGAAGCCGAAGAAGCCATTCAGGAACTCCGGGAGCGGGGTGTATCGGTACAGGTGGAACTGGCGGACGTGACGGACCTGGACGCGGTAGACGCAATGCTCGAGCGCATGGATCGTGAACTTACTCCTCTGGGCGGAGTGATCCACAGCGTGGGTGTGCTGTCGGACGGTGCGCTGGGGAACCAGCGCTGGGAGAACTTCGAGACCGTGTTGCGGCCCAAGATCCTGGGCGCCTGGCACCTTCACCGGGCGACCCGGGATCGGGACCTGGATCTGTTCGTGCTCTTCTCGAGCCGGGTCGGCGTCATGGGCAATCCGGGCCAGGCGAACCACGCCATGGCCAACGCGTTCCTCGACCAGTTGGCCGGCCACCGGCGGGCGCTGGGGCTTCCGGGTCAGGCCATCGCCTGGGGCGCCTGGTCGGAGATCGGCGAAGCGGCGGAGCAGAAGGACCGGATCGAAAGCCAACGCGCGGCCCTCGGCGGCCGCTGGTTCACCCCGCAGCAGGGCCTGAGGGCGATGGACCGGCTGGTCCGGCAGGACGGGACTCATTCCGTGGTCATGGCGATGGACTGGGCCGTGTTCGAAGAAGCGGCGGAAAGCCGGCCGCCTTTGCTCGAGGACCTGCTTGCGGCAGCCCAGGAGGCGACGGAAGAGGCGACGGATTCCTCCTCGGATGACGTCCTGACCCGCCTGCGGAATACACCCTCCGCGGAGCGGGAGAACGTGCTGGTTTCCTTCCTGCAAGGGGAAGTGCAGTCGGTGCTTCGGCTGTCGTCCACGCCCGCGCCCACCGTGGGATTTTTCGATCTCGGCATGGATTCGCTGATGGCGGTCGAACTGAGGAATCGGTTGAACCGCGCCCTTGCGGGCAGCTACACGGCGCCCAACACCCTCGTCTTCGACTATCCGGATATCTCGTCACTCGCCACCCACCTGATCGACGAGATCGGCGATGCGGAATTGGAAAGCGATGGTCCTGATTCCAGTGGCGGTGCCGGCAGCGAAGCCGCGGATTCGGAGGTGCCCGCCGGTTCCGGCCGCTTTGCTATCGCCGCGCCGGAGACGCCCACCGGACAGGAGAGCGATGCCTCTGCCGCCCCGGAGGCGCCCACCGGGACCGAGAGCGGTATCTCTGCCGCCCCAGCAGCGCCCACCGGGCCCGCAGTTGGTACCGTGGCTCGGACCGACAACGAAGGCATTGCCATCATCGGCATGGCGTGCCGTTTCCCCGGCGCACCGGACTTGAATGCCTTCTGGAACTTGCTGGAAAAGGGTACGGATGCCGTCGCGGATGTACGACCCGACACCGGATCGGAGAGTGGATCGCCGGGAAGGACGGGCCAGGTAGGGCCGGACCAGGTAGGGCCGGACCAGGGAGGGCCGAGCCAGGGAGGGCCGAGCCAGGGAGGACCGGACTCAGGCGGCGAAGGTTGGCGCCGCGCGGGATTCATAGAAGGCATCGACCGTTTCGACGCGAGATTCTTCCGGGTATCGCCACTGGAGGCGCGCAGCATGGATCCCCAGCAACGCCTCCTGCTGGAGACGAGCTGGCACGCGATCGAAGACGCGGGAGTTAACCCTGACGGGCTTCGGGGTTCGCGTACGGGAGTATATACCGGGATCGCTTCCAGCGAGTACCGCGATTTGATGCAGAGCCGGGGAGGCGGGGTCAATTACCTGGGTACCGCCCGGAGCCTGGCCGTAAGCCGGATATCCTTCCTGTTGGGCCTGGAAGGTCCATCGGTACCCCTGGAGCTGAATTGCGCCTCTGCGCTGTTCGCCGTACACCAGGCCGTGGCCAGCCTCCGTCTCGGAGAAGTGGACCTGGCCCTCGCCGGTGGCGTGAATACGGTGCTGTCCCCCGATATCACGTCGGAAATGGCCTACCTGGGCATGCTTTCCAATCAAGGCCGCTGCTACGCCTTCGACGCCAGGGCGGACGGTTTCGTGCGCGGCGAAGGCTGCGGCGTGGTTGTGTTGAAACGACTGAGTGAAGCGCAGGCGGACGGTGACCGCATCTGGGGCGTAATCCGGGGTTCCGCGACCAATCAGAACGGCGCGACCGCGGGTCCCACGGTACCCAACGGTCCCGCGCAGGAACGCGTGATCCAGGACGCGCTGGCGCAGACGGACTTCGATCCCGCGGAAGTGGATTACCTGGAAGCTCACGGCGCCGGTTCGGCGCTGGGCGACCCGATCGAGGTGCAGGCGGCCGCCGCGGTTTACGGCAGGGGACGTGCGCCGAACCGGCCGCTTCTGGTCGGGTCGGTGAAGACCAATATCGGCCATCTCGAGTCTGCTGCCGGCCTCGCAGGACTGATCAAGGTGGTCATGGCGATTCGCCATGAGCGCATCCCGAAACAACTGCATTTCGAAAGTCCGAACCCGAACGTGGATTGGGATCGCCTTCCCGTACGGGTGGCCTCGGAAGCGGTAACCTGGCCGGCTCATCCCGAACGGCCGCATCGCGCGGCGGTCAGCGCTTTTGGCATATCCGGGGCGAACGCCCACGTGGTGGTCGAAGGTTATGGGGCGCGCGACGACGGCGCGCAATCGTCGGAAACGGAGATCGAAACGGCCGGAACACGACAGACCGTCGCAGTGAGACTTTCTCCGGGCGTCCCGGAACCGCAACGGGACAGCGCGCGTCCAGGGTCGCGTACGAGCCGCCTCCTGCCGCTGTCGGGCAAGAACCCGACGGCGCTCAGGGAACTCGCCGGCAGTTACCTGTCCTTGCTGGATCGGAATCTCCCAGCCGGTTCGGGCGAGGAATCGGAAGAGGAGTTCCTGGCGGACCTGGCCTGGACCGCGAGCATGGGAAGAAGCCATTTCAATTGCCGGAACAGCGTAATGTTCCGCAATGTCGCAACGCTTCGCGAAGGACTGGAGGCCATCGCGTCGAATGAAGCCCGTTCAGATGCCGTCGAGTCGAACGGGACCAACGTGACCGCGGCCACGCCGAAGGTGGCGTTCGTATATGATGGATGGGACGACGGATGGCGGGAATTCGGCAAGCGCCTGTACGATTCGGAACCCGTGGTGCAAGGCGTCCTTGATCACTGCGAAGCGCTGTTCCGCGGTGAAACGGGGACCTCCCTGCTCGATCCCCTTTTCGACGGGGAAGGTACTGCGCCTCCGATCGACGATCCGGACTGGACGGATCCGGCGGCCTATGCGCTTCAGTGTGCGATCACCGCCCTGTGGTCCAGCCTGGATGTTCGGCCCTCGGCAGTCTGCGGCCGCAATGGCGGGGAAATCGCCGCCGCACAGGCTGCCGGGGCGTTCACGCTCGACCAGGGACTCCGAATCGCACTGGCGCGCGGGGTGGCCCTCAAGGCCATGGAGGAAGCGTGCGATGCAAATGCAGCTGCATCGAAGACCAGGCTGGAAGGGATATCCGTATCGACGCCGTCACTGACGATCGTCAGC